From the Halarcobacter mediterraneus genome, the window CTCAATTTATAGTCTTAACTGCATTTACTAATACAAACTACTTATTAGATGCTATAGATTTACATTTAGTTAAATATCTTACAAAACCTATAAAGCATGAGACAATTTTTCCTTTACTTATGCAATGTGCAAAAAAGATTTTTGATAATAAAAATACTAAAAAGTATATTTGTGAGAATTGTTATTTTGATTTAGTAAATGAAGTATTAAAAATAGAAGATGAGATAATAAAATTATCAAAAAATGAGACTTTA encodes:
- a CDS encoding response regulator transcription factor yields the protein MLKEEYKNLKILYVEDEENIRSNATSYLKRIFTNVYEAKDAFKAMEKIETFSPHLVITDIKMPKKNGLDMLQQIRQKDKDTQFIVLTAFTNTNYLLDAIDLHLVKYLTKPIKHETIFPLLMQCAKKIFDNKNTKKYICENCYFDLVNEVLKIEDEIIKLSKNETL